From a single Myxocyprinus asiaticus isolate MX2 ecotype Aquarium Trade chromosome 33, UBuf_Myxa_2, whole genome shotgun sequence genomic region:
- the LOC127424168 gene encoding E3 ubiquitin/ISG15 ligase TRIM25 isoform X3, protein MSLEEQCDLKSEPKRKRSESPVSMKHEHFSDESNGEEYKNKRVKSEREASPTPSHMSWSVDPQTNLKGRESFPSCSSVKSERAASPTYSYMSAKTDWSMDPPTNFKGVQAFPLDTSFVTSRLLKEHHLRCPVCKSILKDPVSIPCGHSYCRYCINTFWDNCVEDYVCPQCGKGTKTRPVLNTNAALAEVVKNLQQAGFSPALPPFSYAGPEDAACDLCSEQKLKAVKSCSTCGVFLCETHVSHHYIIPALQKHTLCEVIGGMENRLTPQHWTTDNIFSNSICGQQDHTDHEIKTQDIIKEETDSCFSESLLNISMPETKSPKEAAEITSSETDANIDIIDVRSIALMCSTLQQEVSGLKKSLSELKEKNTNKNKHYDEYKEDFYEEEDDEDCSKKDSDEENDDEEGYKDSYDEEEGYEDVYDYEKDYEEEEEVGSDEEEDEDEKEDSYDDEDENFDGYDLEDIEDDKSYKDYDEDNSEDEDDYGI, encoded by the exons ATGAGTCTTGAAGAACAGTGTGATCTCAAAAG CGAACCCAAAAGAAAGAGATCCGAGTCGCCTGTGTCCATGAAACATGAACACTTCAGTGATGAATCAAATGGTgaagaatacaaaaataaaag AGTGAAGTCAGAGAGAGAAGCTTCTCCTACACCCAGCCATATGTCTTGGTCAGTGGATCCACAAACCAACCTCAAAGGCAGAGAAAGTTTTCCTTCCTGTTCAAG TGTGAAGTCAGAGAGAGCAGCTTCTCCTACATACAGCTACATGTCTGCAAAGACAGATTGGTCAATGGATCCACCAACCAACTTCAAAGGCGTACAAGCTTTTCCTTTGGATACAAG TTTTGTTACATCTAGACTGCTGAAAGAGCATCACTTGAGGTGTCCAGTCTGCAAATCAATTTTGAAGGATCCAGTCTCCATCCCATGCGGACACAGTTACTGCAGATATTGTATTAATACATTCTGGGACAATTGTGTAGAAGACTATGTCTGTCCACAATGCGGTAAAGGGACCAAAACACGTCCGGTGCTTAACACAAACGCAGCTCTTGCTGAAGTGGTTAAAAATCTGCAACAGGCAGGCTTCAGTCCAGCCCTTCCACCATTCTCGTATGCTGGACCTGAAGATGCGGCCTGTGATTTATGCTCTGAGCAGAAATTGAAAGCAGTGAAGTCTTGTTCTACCTGTGGTGTCTTCCTCTGTGAGACTCATGTCAGTCACCATTACATAATACCAGCACTACAGAAACACACACTATGTGAGGTAATCGGAGGCATGGAGAACAGACTCACTCCGCAGCACTGGACAACTGACAACATCTTCAGCAACAGTATCTGTGGACAGCAGGATCATACCGATCATGAGATTAAAACTCAAGATATTATAAAG gaGGAGACGGACAGTTGCTTCTCAGAGTCTCTGTTGAACATCTCCATGCCAGAGACAAAATCTCCAAAAGAAGCTGCAGAAATCACAAGTTCCGAGACAGATGCCAATATAGATATTATTGATGTTCGAAGTATTGCGCTGATGTGCTCCACACTACAGCAAGAGGTTTCAGGGCTTAAAAAAAGCCTCTCAGAGTTAAAGGAGAAGAATACTAATAAAAATAAGCATTATGATGAGTATAAAGAGGATTTTTATGAAGAAGAGGATGATGAGGACTGTAGTAAGAAAGATTCTGATGAAGAGAATGATGATGAGGAGGGGTACAAAGATAGTTATGATGAGGAAGAGGGGTATGAAGATGTTTATGATTATGAGAAGGAttatgaggaggaggaggaagttggctctgatgaggaggaggacgAAGATGAGAAGGAAGATAGttatgatgatgaggatgaaaaCTTTGATGGTTATGATTTGGAGGACATTGAAGATGACAAAAGTTACAAAGACTATGATGAAGACAATTCTGAGGATGAGGATGACTATGGAATCTGA
- the LOC127424206 gene encoding protein unc-119 homolog B-like isoform X2, which yields MSSQNSRNETATAAVNGSDSTAAVSRERKTGGGVLKRLKSRRNQGDRRPVTEDELRALGRDVTPGEVLGLRAVTRDYLCKPEDNIYNIDFTRFKIRDLETGTVLFEIAKPPQCDIDEDDEENVDTNAGRFVRYQFTPAFLKLRTVGATVEFTVGDRPVNNFRMIERHYFQDRLLKNFDFDFGFCIPNSRNSCEHIYEFPQLPDDLNLRCSD from the exons ATGAGCAGTCAGAACTCCCGCAACGAAACGGCGACCGCCGCCGTCAACGGCTCCGATTCTACCGCTGCAGTTTCCCGAGAACGGAAAACCGGAGGCGGTGTTCTGAAAAGGCTGAAATCGCGACGAAATCAAGGGGACCGACGGCCTGTAACGGAGGACGAGCTGCGGGCGCTGGGAAGAGACGTCACTCCGGGTGAAGTTTTGGGACTCCGGGCGGTCACTCGCG ACTATTTGTGTAAACCAGAGGACAACATCTACAACATTGACTTCACACGTTTCAAGATCAGAGACCTGGAGACGGGCACAGTGCTTTTTGAGATTGCCAAACCGCCACAATGTG ATATTGACGAGGACGATGAGGAAAATGTTGACACAAATGCTGGGCGTTTTGTCCGTTACCAGTTCACGCCAGCATTCCTTAAGTTACGCACAGTAGGAGCCAC TGTGGAGTTTACAGTTGGCGATCGGCCTGTAAACAACTTCAGAATGATTGAGAGACACTATTTTCAAGACCGCCTTTTGAAGAACTTCGACTTTGACTTTGGCTTCTGTATCCCGAACAGTCGGAACTCGTGCGAGCATATCTACGAGTTCCCTCAACTCCCAGATGACCTCA ACCTCAGGTGCTCGGATTGA
- the LOC127424206 gene encoding protein unc-119 homolog B-like isoform X1, with translation MSSQNSRNETATAAVNGSDSTAAVSRERKTGGGVLKRLKSRRNQGDRRPVTEDELRALGRDVTPGEVLGLRAVTRDYLCKPEDNIYNIDFTRFKIRDLETGTVLFEIAKPPQCDIDEDDEENVDTNAGRFVRYQFTPAFLKLRTVGATVEFTVGDRPVNNFRMIERHYFQDRLLKNFDFDFGFCIPNSRNSCEHIYEFPQLPDDLIRLMIEHPYETRSDSFYFVDNKLIMHNKADYAYNGGQ, from the exons ATGAGCAGTCAGAACTCCCGCAACGAAACGGCGACCGCCGCCGTCAACGGCTCCGATTCTACCGCTGCAGTTTCCCGAGAACGGAAAACCGGAGGCGGTGTTCTGAAAAGGCTGAAATCGCGACGAAATCAAGGGGACCGACGGCCTGTAACGGAGGACGAGCTGCGGGCGCTGGGAAGAGACGTCACTCCGGGTGAAGTTTTGGGACTCCGGGCGGTCACTCGCG ACTATTTGTGTAAACCAGAGGACAACATCTACAACATTGACTTCACACGTTTCAAGATCAGAGACCTGGAGACGGGCACAGTGCTTTTTGAGATTGCCAAACCGCCACAATGTG ATATTGACGAGGACGATGAGGAAAATGTTGACACAAATGCTGGGCGTTTTGTCCGTTACCAGTTCACGCCAGCATTCCTTAAGTTACGCACAGTAGGAGCCAC TGTGGAGTTTACAGTTGGCGATCGGCCTGTAAACAACTTCAGAATGATTGAGAGACACTATTTTCAAGACCGCCTTTTGAAGAACTTCGACTTTGACTTTGGCTTCTGTATCCCGAACAGTCGGAACTCGTGCGAGCATATCTACGAGTTCCCTCAACTCCCAGATGACCTCA TTCGATTGATGATTGAGCACCCATACGAGACCAGATCAGACAGCTTCTACTTTGTGGACAACAAACTCATCATGCACAACAAGGCAGACTACGCTTACAACGGAGGCCAGTAG
- the LOC127424168 gene encoding E3 ubiquitin/ISG15 ligase TRIM25 isoform X1 produces MSLEEQCDLKSEPKRKRSESPVSMKHEHFSDESNGEEYKNKRVKSEREASPTPSHMSWSVDPQTNLKGRESFPSCSSVKSERAASPTYSYMSAKTDWSMDPPTNFKGVQAFPLDTSHQSAWSDWTIEPQKKFKGEETIPLDSSFVTSRLLKEHHLRCPVCKSILKDPVSIPCGHSYCRYCINTFWDNCVEDYVCPQCGKGTKTRPVLNTNAALAEVVKNLQQAGFSPALPPFSYAGPEDAACDLCSEQKLKAVKSCSTCGVFLCETHVSHHYIIPALQKHTLCEVIGGMENRLTPQHWTTDNIFSNSICGQQDHTDHEIKTQDIIKEETDSCFSESLLNISMPETKSPKEAAEITSSETDANIDIIDVRSIALMCSTLQQEVSGLKKSLSELKEKNTNKNKHYDEYKEDFYEEEDDEDCSKKDSDEENDDEEGYKDSYDEEEGYEDVYDYEKDYEEEEEVGSDEEEDEDEKEDSYDDEDENFDGYDLEDIEDDKSYKDYDEDNSEDEDDYGI; encoded by the exons ATGAGTCTTGAAGAACAGTGTGATCTCAAAAG CGAACCCAAAAGAAAGAGATCCGAGTCGCCTGTGTCCATGAAACATGAACACTTCAGTGATGAATCAAATGGTgaagaatacaaaaataaaag AGTGAAGTCAGAGAGAGAAGCTTCTCCTACACCCAGCCATATGTCTTGGTCAGTGGATCCACAAACCAACCTCAAAGGCAGAGAAAGTTTTCCTTCCTGTTCAAG TGTGAAGTCAGAGAGAGCAGCTTCTCCTACATACAGCTACATGTCTGCAAAGACAGATTGGTCAATGGATCCACCAACCAACTTCAAAGGCGTACAAGCTTTTCCTTTGGATACAAG TCATCAGTCAGCATGGTCAGACTGGACAATTGAaccacaaaaaaaattcaaaggtGAAGAAACTATCCCTTTGGATTCAAG TTTTGTTACATCTAGACTGCTGAAAGAGCATCACTTGAGGTGTCCAGTCTGCAAATCAATTTTGAAGGATCCAGTCTCCATCCCATGCGGACACAGTTACTGCAGATATTGTATTAATACATTCTGGGACAATTGTGTAGAAGACTATGTCTGTCCACAATGCGGTAAAGGGACCAAAACACGTCCGGTGCTTAACACAAACGCAGCTCTTGCTGAAGTGGTTAAAAATCTGCAACAGGCAGGCTTCAGTCCAGCCCTTCCACCATTCTCGTATGCTGGACCTGAAGATGCGGCCTGTGATTTATGCTCTGAGCAGAAATTGAAAGCAGTGAAGTCTTGTTCTACCTGTGGTGTCTTCCTCTGTGAGACTCATGTCAGTCACCATTACATAATACCAGCACTACAGAAACACACACTATGTGAGGTAATCGGAGGCATGGAGAACAGACTCACTCCGCAGCACTGGACAACTGACAACATCTTCAGCAACAGTATCTGTGGACAGCAGGATCATACCGATCATGAGATTAAAACTCAAGATATTATAAAG gaGGAGACGGACAGTTGCTTCTCAGAGTCTCTGTTGAACATCTCCATGCCAGAGACAAAATCTCCAAAAGAAGCTGCAGAAATCACAAGTTCCGAGACAGATGCCAATATAGATATTATTGATGTTCGAAGTATTGCGCTGATGTGCTCCACACTACAGCAAGAGGTTTCAGGGCTTAAAAAAAGCCTCTCAGAGTTAAAGGAGAAGAATACTAATAAAAATAAGCATTATGATGAGTATAAAGAGGATTTTTATGAAGAAGAGGATGATGAGGACTGTAGTAAGAAAGATTCTGATGAAGAGAATGATGATGAGGAGGGGTACAAAGATAGTTATGATGAGGAAGAGGGGTATGAAGATGTTTATGATTATGAGAAGGAttatgaggaggaggaggaagttggctctgatgaggaggaggacgAAGATGAGAAGGAAGATAGttatgatgatgaggatgaaaaCTTTGATGGTTATGATTTGGAGGACATTGAAGATGACAAAAGTTACAAAGACTATGATGAAGACAATTCTGAGGATGAGGATGACTATGGAATCTGA
- the LOC127424168 gene encoding E3 ubiquitin/ISG15 ligase TRIM25 isoform X2 yields the protein MSLEEQCDLKSEPKRKRSESPVSMKHEHFSDESNGEEYKNKRVKSEREASPTPSHMSWSVDPQTNLKGRESFPSCSSVKSERAASPTYSYMSAKTDWSMDPPTNFKGVQAFPLDTSHQSAWSDWTIEPQKKFKGEETIPLDSRLLKEHHLRCPVCKSILKDPVSIPCGHSYCRYCINTFWDNCVEDYVCPQCGKGTKTRPVLNTNAALAEVVKNLQQAGFSPALPPFSYAGPEDAACDLCSEQKLKAVKSCSTCGVFLCETHVSHHYIIPALQKHTLCEVIGGMENRLTPQHWTTDNIFSNSICGQQDHTDHEIKTQDIIKEETDSCFSESLLNISMPETKSPKEAAEITSSETDANIDIIDVRSIALMCSTLQQEVSGLKKSLSELKEKNTNKNKHYDEYKEDFYEEEDDEDCSKKDSDEENDDEEGYKDSYDEEEGYEDVYDYEKDYEEEEEVGSDEEEDEDEKEDSYDDEDENFDGYDLEDIEDDKSYKDYDEDNSEDEDDYGI from the exons ATGAGTCTTGAAGAACAGTGTGATCTCAAAAG CGAACCCAAAAGAAAGAGATCCGAGTCGCCTGTGTCCATGAAACATGAACACTTCAGTGATGAATCAAATGGTgaagaatacaaaaataaaag AGTGAAGTCAGAGAGAGAAGCTTCTCCTACACCCAGCCATATGTCTTGGTCAGTGGATCCACAAACCAACCTCAAAGGCAGAGAAAGTTTTCCTTCCTGTTCAAG TGTGAAGTCAGAGAGAGCAGCTTCTCCTACATACAGCTACATGTCTGCAAAGACAGATTGGTCAATGGATCCACCAACCAACTTCAAAGGCGTACAAGCTTTTCCTTTGGATACAAG TCATCAGTCAGCATGGTCAGACTGGACAATTGAaccacaaaaaaaattcaaaggtGAAGAAACTATCCCTTTGGATTCAAG ACTGCTGAAAGAGCATCACTTGAGGTGTCCAGTCTGCAAATCAATTTTGAAGGATCCAGTCTCCATCCCATGCGGACACAGTTACTGCAGATATTGTATTAATACATTCTGGGACAATTGTGTAGAAGACTATGTCTGTCCACAATGCGGTAAAGGGACCAAAACACGTCCGGTGCTTAACACAAACGCAGCTCTTGCTGAAGTGGTTAAAAATCTGCAACAGGCAGGCTTCAGTCCAGCCCTTCCACCATTCTCGTATGCTGGACCTGAAGATGCGGCCTGTGATTTATGCTCTGAGCAGAAATTGAAAGCAGTGAAGTCTTGTTCTACCTGTGGTGTCTTCCTCTGTGAGACTCATGTCAGTCACCATTACATAATACCAGCACTACAGAAACACACACTATGTGAGGTAATCGGAGGCATGGAGAACAGACTCACTCCGCAGCACTGGACAACTGACAACATCTTCAGCAACAGTATCTGTGGACAGCAGGATCATACCGATCATGAGATTAAAACTCAAGATATTATAAAG gaGGAGACGGACAGTTGCTTCTCAGAGTCTCTGTTGAACATCTCCATGCCAGAGACAAAATCTCCAAAAGAAGCTGCAGAAATCACAAGTTCCGAGACAGATGCCAATATAGATATTATTGATGTTCGAAGTATTGCGCTGATGTGCTCCACACTACAGCAAGAGGTTTCAGGGCTTAAAAAAAGCCTCTCAGAGTTAAAGGAGAAGAATACTAATAAAAATAAGCATTATGATGAGTATAAAGAGGATTTTTATGAAGAAGAGGATGATGAGGACTGTAGTAAGAAAGATTCTGATGAAGAGAATGATGATGAGGAGGGGTACAAAGATAGTTATGATGAGGAAGAGGGGTATGAAGATGTTTATGATTATGAGAAGGAttatgaggaggaggaggaagttggctctgatgaggaggaggacgAAGATGAGAAGGAAGATAGttatgatgatgaggatgaaaaCTTTGATGGTTATGATTTGGAGGACATTGAAGATGACAAAAGTTACAAAGACTATGATGAAGACAATTCTGAGGATGAGGATGACTATGGAATCTGA
- the LOC127424168 gene encoding E3 ubiquitin/ISG15 ligase TRIM25 isoform X4, with protein MSLEEQCDLKSEPKRKRSESPVSMKHEHFSDESNGEEYKNKRVKSEREASPTPSHMSWSVDPQTNLKGRESFPSCSSVKSERAASPTYSYMSAKTDWSMDPPTNFKGVQAFPLDTRLLKEHHLRCPVCKSILKDPVSIPCGHSYCRYCINTFWDNCVEDYVCPQCGKGTKTRPVLNTNAALAEVVKNLQQAGFSPALPPFSYAGPEDAACDLCSEQKLKAVKSCSTCGVFLCETHVSHHYIIPALQKHTLCEVIGGMENRLTPQHWTTDNIFSNSICGQQDHTDHEIKTQDIIKEETDSCFSESLLNISMPETKSPKEAAEITSSETDANIDIIDVRSIALMCSTLQQEVSGLKKSLSELKEKNTNKNKHYDEYKEDFYEEEDDEDCSKKDSDEENDDEEGYKDSYDEEEGYEDVYDYEKDYEEEEEVGSDEEEDEDEKEDSYDDEDENFDGYDLEDIEDDKSYKDYDEDNSEDEDDYGI; from the exons ATGAGTCTTGAAGAACAGTGTGATCTCAAAAG CGAACCCAAAAGAAAGAGATCCGAGTCGCCTGTGTCCATGAAACATGAACACTTCAGTGATGAATCAAATGGTgaagaatacaaaaataaaag AGTGAAGTCAGAGAGAGAAGCTTCTCCTACACCCAGCCATATGTCTTGGTCAGTGGATCCACAAACCAACCTCAAAGGCAGAGAAAGTTTTCCTTCCTGTTCAAG TGTGAAGTCAGAGAGAGCAGCTTCTCCTACATACAGCTACATGTCTGCAAAGACAGATTGGTCAATGGATCCACCAACCAACTTCAAAGGCGTACAAGCTTTTCCTTTGGATACAAG ACTGCTGAAAGAGCATCACTTGAGGTGTCCAGTCTGCAAATCAATTTTGAAGGATCCAGTCTCCATCCCATGCGGACACAGTTACTGCAGATATTGTATTAATACATTCTGGGACAATTGTGTAGAAGACTATGTCTGTCCACAATGCGGTAAAGGGACCAAAACACGTCCGGTGCTTAACACAAACGCAGCTCTTGCTGAAGTGGTTAAAAATCTGCAACAGGCAGGCTTCAGTCCAGCCCTTCCACCATTCTCGTATGCTGGACCTGAAGATGCGGCCTGTGATTTATGCTCTGAGCAGAAATTGAAAGCAGTGAAGTCTTGTTCTACCTGTGGTGTCTTCCTCTGTGAGACTCATGTCAGTCACCATTACATAATACCAGCACTACAGAAACACACACTATGTGAGGTAATCGGAGGCATGGAGAACAGACTCACTCCGCAGCACTGGACAACTGACAACATCTTCAGCAACAGTATCTGTGGACAGCAGGATCATACCGATCATGAGATTAAAACTCAAGATATTATAAAG gaGGAGACGGACAGTTGCTTCTCAGAGTCTCTGTTGAACATCTCCATGCCAGAGACAAAATCTCCAAAAGAAGCTGCAGAAATCACAAGTTCCGAGACAGATGCCAATATAGATATTATTGATGTTCGAAGTATTGCGCTGATGTGCTCCACACTACAGCAAGAGGTTTCAGGGCTTAAAAAAAGCCTCTCAGAGTTAAAGGAGAAGAATACTAATAAAAATAAGCATTATGATGAGTATAAAGAGGATTTTTATGAAGAAGAGGATGATGAGGACTGTAGTAAGAAAGATTCTGATGAAGAGAATGATGATGAGGAGGGGTACAAAGATAGTTATGATGAGGAAGAGGGGTATGAAGATGTTTATGATTATGAGAAGGAttatgaggaggaggaggaagttggctctgatgaggaggaggacgAAGATGAGAAGGAAGATAGttatgatgatgaggatgaaaaCTTTGATGGTTATGATTTGGAGGACATTGAAGATGACAAAAGTTACAAAGACTATGATGAAGACAATTCTGAGGATGAGGATGACTATGGAATCTGA